GCGTACCGCTTTTCGGATGAACTTGCTTCCCACAGAAACGGGGGCACGGATCTTGCCGGAGGACGCCAGGCCCCTGTTGCGGAAATTGGACCAACTCACAGGCCGTCGGCCGTACATCTTGGCGAATCTGATCCGTCTCGGTTTGGGGAAATATGCTGTGGCGCAGTCAGCTCCCGATGTGGCCGAGGTGGTGCGCAACCAGGCAGACGTCGAGATGTCCCGCCTATCGGCAACGATGGCCACTGTGCACTATCTCGCTTGGGCCATTCCCGCCATTGGTTTTGTGGGAACTGTGCGGGGCTTAGGCGGCGCCTTCGGCGCGGAGGCCCCCACCCTGGAAGCCTTCACAGCTCAGGCCAAGGACCAATTGAAAATTGCTTTTGACTGCACGCTGATTGCTCTCGTGCTTAGCCTGGGTCTAATGTTCTTGCTGCACCTTGTACAACGTGCAGAAGAAACGTTGGTGGTCGATGCTCAGGAATACTGTCAGGAACATCTGCTGCTCCGCCTGTACGATCCCGCTGGCCATCCCGCTACTTGGAGTTGAGGGAGTAATCCGCGGGGCATTCCGCCGCTGACACACCGGTCGCCCTTGGCAAAAAGTGCCTGAGGTATCCCGCCGCCGATGGTCGGAGAAGGACTATGTTCTGGGGACGACGAGTCGCACGAGAGATAGACCCGACCCGCACAATCGGTGTGGAACTCAATGCCAGTATCATCCGCTCTGCGTGTTGGGGTCCAGAAGGATTACGGCAAATCCCGCTCCAACCCCCGGCAGAGGAAATGCCATTGTGCGTGGCGTTACATCAACGTCATCTGCTTTATGGTCAGGCGGCGCAAGCGGTGGCCCGTACCATGCCCCATGCGATTTGTGACAACTTTCTACCCTCGTTGGGCCACAGCCAGCAGTGGCGTTTTGGGCGCCATTGCCTGACAGCGGAAAGCGCCTTGGAAACAATCCTGCTGCACCTCCGGCCCGTTTGGGAGGCTCAAGCGGCTCCCTTGGCTGTGGCGGTCCCTGCCTATCTTTCAGCCGGGCAAGTCCAAGGATTGGCCCGATTGTTCCGCCGGATGGACTGTACACTGCGTGCTGTCTTATTGGCTCCCCTCGGTGTAGCCGCTGCGTTTGCCCCTGCTTTGTATTCTCACCTTCCCTCTCCAACGCAAAACACGTCCAAGACCTTAGTCCAAACTAACCAACCCGCACGAGACCTGCGGCAGGCACCGATCACCGTTGGGATTGTTGACGTGGATGCCTTTGCTCTCTCGGCAGCCGTGGTAGGCCTTACCCCGGATACAGCCCGTCTGCTGGCATTTTCCGCCTGGCCTCGCTTGGGTTTGTCGGTCTGGTACAACCGCGTGCTCGACGCTGTAGCCGATCACTGTATTCGCTTATGTCGCCGGGACCCACGGGACTGGCCTGAAGCAGAACAAGGGCTTTTCGAGCAACTCCCTTACGCCTTGGAGCAATGCTACGCCGGTCAGACCATTCGCTGGCTGGTGCGAACCGACGAATGGTATCAGGAGTTGCACATGGTCCCAGAAGAGCTGGAAGGATACTGTGCCAGCCTAGCCCAAACGGCGGAGCAAGTCATTCGCCAGCTAACGCAAGATGCCACTAACTCAGGCCCTTTACGAGCATTGTGGATGACCTCACGCGCCTCACGCTTGCCAGGTCTAAATCGTCAACTGCAATGGAACAAATCACCCGGCACCCGTCTGGAAATCCTCTCCCCTTCGGCAATTGCCCAGGCTGCTGCTACTCTCACTGCTCATTGGCCACCTACAGAACAACCGATGTACCTCGATGGTACCATCTCATTGTCGGTCCCTGGTCGTCTCGCTGTGGCTGGACATAACATTCCGGCCACCTGACAAATCCCAACGCCTCGGTTTAGGAAACCTAGCGGTACCCGTAGGCAGTGTTTGATTCATACAAACAGCCAAGAAATGGATTCGAGCAGTTATCAGAGGACTACATCATGCGCATCCGACACAAAGTTCCCACGCTGGTCAGCATGTGGATGCTGGACGTCTTCTGCTGTGCCTTGGGTTGCGTCACCTTGTTGTTTCTGATCAACAGTCGCATGGCTAGCGACGCGGCTGACACTAACCGCAATGCATTGACGGAACTGGCAAAACTCAAACAGCGCTACTCCGAACTGGTAACCAACTATGAAAGCGAAAAAGCCGCTTGGGAGGAGAATCGCCGTCGCCTGTTTCAAGAGTTAGATTCCCTCAGACAAGACAAGGAAGATCTTTCCCGCCATCTTGCCCTGTTGAAGAAAGAAGTCCAATCTCTTCAGGCTCAGCGGGATGCCGACCGCCTAGCTCTCGCCGATGCCGAAAAAAATCTGAGAACAACCCAGCAACAACTGACTATCCTGCAAACCCAATCTCTCCGATCCGAAGAACTCCTCCGCAAAAAGCAGAAAGAGACCGACGACCTCCAGCAGCGCATTCAAACTTTGCAGACGACCCAGGATGATTTGCAGCGGCTGCTACGCGTCAAAGATGATGAAATGACTATGCTCTCGCGCCAGTTAGCCAACATGAAAAAGCAATTGCATGACTTAGAAGTTCTGCAGACTGCTTTGCGCCAAGAGCGTGACGCAGCCCGCACCGCAACCGAACAAGCTGTGAAAAAAGCGGAGATGGAACTGCAAGCGGCACAAACTCGCATTCGCGATTTGACTCAGCGCTTGGAAGCGGCACAGACCACAATCATCGACCTTCAAGGCCAGAAGGCCCGCCTCGCCGACCGCTTCGACCAATTGCAAAAGAGCATGGAGAACCGCTTCGCCGGTATCGTCACCACGGGGCAACGCGTAGTCTTCATCGTGGACATTTCCGGGAGCATGGCCAAAAAAGACACTAACACCGTGGACCCGAATAAATGGCCCCTCGTCGTGGAAACGGTGGGGAAAGTGATGCGCAGCATCGTCGGCCTGAAAGAGTATCAGGTCATCATTTTTTCCAGCTCGGCCCGCTGGCTTTTCCACGACGAGGGCAACTGGCGAGCCTTCCGTGGAGAAGAGTCTGTCAAAGAGGTGATCGATGCTCTCCTGAAAACCCAACCCTACGACGATACCAATCTCTATGCGGCCTTCGAATTGGCTTTCACATTACGCTCGAAAGGATTGGATACCATCTACCTGTTTTCCGATGGCTTGCCGACTTCCGGTCCCGGCCTCTCACCCGCCGACATCTCCCGACAGCCTCCGTTATCGGAATTAGAACGCAGTGACAAACTCAGCCGCCATCTGTTGTCCACCCTGCGCGACCAATGGAATCGACCGGACGCCGCTCAGTCTAGAGTTCGCATTCATTCCGTCGGCTTCTATTTTGAAAGCCCCGAATTGGGAGCCTTTCTCTGGACCCTCGCCCGCGACAATGACGGAAGTTTCGTAGGCATGAGTAAACCTTGAGAAATCTCCGCATTCGTCACTGCTAGCACGTGCTCTTAGAATTCAGCACAAAAGCTGGCTAGGATGTGTGCCTGTCAAATCGAAGGAGGAGCGCTACCGAATTCGGAAAACTGGAAGGGGCGCAAAACTAACAACTTTCAGTTTATTGAAACCATCCCATGCTATGGAACGTATCCGTGGATTTGCGAGCTCAGATCGGTATCGCTGAAATGCTAAGACAGAATTGGGGATCCAGGATTCGAACCTGGACTAACTGATCCAGAGTCAGTCGTGCTACCGTTACACCAATCCCCAGCACTTGCGCTACCACTATAGGCCTCTTTCGCCCTCAGGGCAAGAGGATTAGTCACCAAAGGTGGTGCGGGTGCAACCAAATTCTCTGGGGGTTCCCTGCCGGGCAGCTCTGCTAGTCTGGGGAAACACCTCGCGGGTTCAGCCCCCACCCCCAGAGAATCTAGTTACACCCAGGTGCTCCCTTCTTGCAGAAGGGGTGGAAACCGAGGATGTTATGTCAATGTGCTAACCATGATGAACGGCTCTGGAATCTGGAATAATGCGGAGGCCGAGAGAGGAGAATCGGGCTGACTGGATTTGAACCAGCGACCTCTTGGTCCCGAACCAAGCGCTCTAGCCAAGCTGAGCTACAGCCCGTCAAATAATGGGTCTCAGTAGCAGATCTTCTGCATAGCATCTCTGAGTCGTAAGTATCCTAGCGGCAAGCGGGGAAAAGTCAATGCGGCCTGAAGCTCGCCAGAATGCGGGGGTGCTTGGGTGCAACCAGATTTTCTGGGGGGTCCCTGCCGGGCAGCTCTGCTAGTCTGGGGAAACACCTCGCGGGTTCAGCCCCCACCCCCAAAGAATCTAGTTACACCCTGAAAGCGGCGGCGCGGTGTTGGGGCCGTCCAACCCTGGCAAGCAAAAGCGGGCGGGGGAGGAAATCCGGGAGGAATTGGGTAGTGGAAACTCGACTCGACATTGGCCCACGGATCGAGTATGGGAGGGCCAGGAAAACGGGTGCCGCGAGGAGAGACCATCGTGGCGGAAGACGGGCACGGATGGATTGTAGAAACCCAGCATTTGACGAAGATATACCGCAACCGGCAGATTGCTCTCAATGATGTGACATTGACGTTAGAGCCGGGATGCGTGCTGGGCTTGTTAGGCCCCAACGGCGCGGGCAAGACAACGTTGTTGCGTCTAATCCTGGGTTTGCACCGCCCGACAGCGGGGTCCGTGCGGGTGTTTGGCCGCCTAATGACGCCGAATGCCGCGGATATCCGCCGTCGGATTGGCTACATTCCGACAAATCCGCAGTTCCCCCGCGGGATGACGCCAATCAGTTATTTGGATTACATTGGCCGCCTCTTCGGCCTGCCGCGGGATGTGCGTAAGCCAAAGCTGGCCACGCTGATCCGAGCGGTGGATCTGCTGCCGCACTCCGGCGAACCGATTGCCCATTTCACGCCGGGAATGACCGCCCGCTTGGCGGTGGCTGCCAGTTTGATCAATGAACCGGACCTGCTCATCTGGGATGAGCCAACCCACGGCCTAGACATCGAAGCCCGCCGCTCCATGCTGGAGTTGATCAAGCAGCTTGCCTCGGAAAAGACCCTGATTTTGAGCAGTCATAATCTCAGCGACGTGGATGAAGTCTGCAATTATGCCTGCGTGCTTAATAAGGGGCAAATGATATTCCACGGGACTTTGCAGGACCTGAAAGGCCGGATTCGCCGCAATCACTATGAACTGGACGTGGACGGAGAGCACAAAGCCATCAGCAAAGCTGTGGGCGTGCTGCGAGGATTGAAGGATTTCATCCAGGTCGTCTTCCGCCATCGGCGCCTGGATGTGAAACTGGGGGAGGAAACGCCGAATACGGCCCTGTTAGCCCAGTTGTTTCAGGTATTGCATGATCACAAGATTACCGTGATCAGTGTGCGAACGGTGGGAATGCAGACGGAACAGGCGTATTTAGACCTGGTGGAACGGGAGGAGAGCCGGGGTTTTGTGCGTTTGTACCCTGCCTCGGAAGCCGCCTGATACAGTCTGCGGACGCTTGCAGAGAGGCCAGAGGACATGTCCACTAATGCAGCGGCGCGTGGGGAATGGTCCCGGAGTGGTTCGGGACGGCGTGCCGGTGAGATGACCGATCCACCCGCCGTGGTAACTGTCCGTTTCCATCGTTTCCTGCCGTATTGGGCCGTGCTGCAAACCGACCTACGCCAGACAGCCCAAGGGTGGTTGTTTGTTCTGTGGATAGCGCTGGTAGTCATTGGGGTATGCGGTTTTTTCCTTTACCGGGTCGGGGTGCAACAGGAAGCGGGATTGGTGCAATCCGCAGCAGTACTCTGTGCAGAGGCATTGCGGGCTGCATTTCTCGGAAGCCTCGCCGTTGTTGTCATTCTTAGTGTGGCAGCCATCAGCAGTGAACGGGGAACCGTGGCGGATGCAGTTCTCTCAAGGGGGATCAGCCGCCATCAGTATTTCCTGGCCCGGCAGCACGCCCGCGTGATTCTGGTTGGGATCGCCTTTGCGCTGATCAGCACGGGGATCATCGCAGCCGGGTCTTTGCTCTTCCGGGGCGAAGCTGATATTTCTCTCCACGGAGCGGCAGTCGTGATTGGCCTGCTCAGCCTGCTTCTCGCCGTGGTAGCGGCGGTCGGGGTGGTCCTCGGAGCATTGACCAACAGTGCGGTTCTTGGGATTACCATCTATTGGCTGCTTCTCTACGGCGGGGGACTACTGCTGATGTTGGCCCCCGAACCCTGGCCAGGACCAGAACGCGAATTGACTCGGTTGCGTTACGTGCTCCAGGGATATTACTCGGCGGCGTATTATGGCCGGGTAGCGCTCACCGCGATCGCCATCGCTCTCGCAGCTACGATTTGCGGGTTGATCGGCTTCAGTCGCAAGGATGTCTGAAAAAGCTTCCCGCAGATTCCAGATCACTCCCGTGCAGCCAAGCACGGTACGATGTTGCACCATTTCAACACTCAAGCTAGCTTCATGACACAATTCCCGCTTGGATGCAATTCCCGCTGGATTAGATGGTGATGGTGTAATGCTCTGGTGATGATGTAACGCTTGTGACAACCTACGTTCGCATGCAGGGCGGAGAAGGCGAGGGGAACTGGTCGCCACGCTGTCCCCTCTAACTACACTTACAGTGAAGAGCTGAAGAGCTGGAGAAACGGGAATCGAGTGAGGCCGTCAAAGCCGCCGAGGCGAAGGGATGCCATCTCCCCCACGATCCTCGCGGCTAGATGGCCAAACAGGCGAGGAAATATGACTGGGAGTTCTCAAGGCACGGTACGCCACCCGAAAGGCCCACCTCTGGTCAGTGCTGAACGGCGTCTTGGAGCTTGGCTGGTCACGGTGCTGGATTCCAGTGTCGGGGCGAAAGTCGTGGTGGCATTGGGCGGGATTGGGCTAGCTTTGTTCGCCATTTTTCACATGTTGGGCAACTTAAAGATTTTTCAAGGCCGTGATGCTCTCAATGCGTATGCTCACTTTCTCAAACATGATTTAGGGGCGCTGCTGTGGCTGGCGCGGGCGGGGCTGCTGGCCATCTTCCTGTTGCATGCTGTGTTTGCATTGCGGTTGAAATGGCGGACGGCTTCGGCGCGACCCCAGCCGTATGCCTACCCGGCACGGACACCGGATCGCCTGGCGGCCCGTACTATGGCTCTCACCGGCGTTCTGATCGGCTTGTTTATCCTCTTGCACTTGGCCCATTTCACCTTGGGGTGGGTGCATGCTGCGGAGCAGAACGGCCAATCGATTCACTACCTGGACCTAAAGGATGCTCAAGGGCGGCATGATGTCTACGCGATGGTGGTGGCAGGGTTCCGCACCACTTGGATCGCTGCTATTTACCTACTGGCGCAAGTAGCTTTATTTGTCCATTTGATCCACGGCATTCCGAGCACCTTTCAGACCTTGGGACTCCAGAGCCGCCGGACCCTTAGCGCTATCCGGGGGCTGGGAATGCTAGTCGCTGCAATCATTCTGATCGGGAACTGCGGGATTGTGATAGCGGTATGGGGCGGCTGGGTGTCAGCATCATGACAAAGTGATAAGGGCGGGTAGTATCACTTGGACGAAGCGGCACAATAACTGAGGATGTAGCTCGCCACTCCCGCTGTGGTCATTCGATCTGCAGGGATATACCAGCAGGGATATACCACACGGCGGTAGGAGTAGCAAATCCTAGGACTCCCCATAGGAGAGAAATGGGCGATGAGTTTGGATGCGAAGGTGCCTTCCGGGCCGCTTGCGGAAAAGTGGACTCGGTTCAAGCGAGAGCAGCGTTTGATCAGTCCCGCGAACAAGGCGAAATACACCGTCATTGTCGTGGGGACTGGACTGGCTGGGGCCAGCGCGGCGGCCACGATGGCCGAACTGGGCTATAAGGTACTCGTGTTTTGCTTTCACGATACTCCGCGGCGTGCCCATTCCATTGCCGCTCAGGGTGGGATCAACGCGGCCAAGAATTACCGCAACGACGGAGACAGCGTTTTCCGGCTCTTTTACGACACGATCAAGGGAGGAGACTTCCGCAGCCGCGAAGCCAACGTCTATCGACTCGCCGAGGTGTCCGGTAACATCATTGACCAGTGTGTCGCTCAAGGCGTTCCCTTTGCTCGTGAGTACGGCGGTCTGCTGGAGACGCGGAGTTTCGGGGGCGCTCAGTTGCAGCGCACCTTTTACTGCCGGGGCCAGACAGGTCAGCAATTGCTGCTGGGAGCTTACCAGGCACTGTGCCGTCAGATCAGCTACGGTACAGTCCACATGTTTCCCCGCTGCGAGATGCTAGACCTGGTTGTAATCGATGGCCGCGCCCGCGGAATCGTGACTCGCCATCTGGTTACGGGCAAGATTGAGTCCTTTGCGGCGGATGCCGTCGTGCTGGCCACTGGTGGCTACAGCAATGTGTTTTACCTGTCCACTAATGCGATCGGTTGCAACGTTTCCGCCACTTACCGGGCCTACAAACGCGGCGCATTTTTCGCCAACCCGTGCTTCACTCAGATTCACCCGACCTGCATTCCGGTCAGCGGCGAGCACCAGTCCAAGCTGACGCTGATGAGCGAAAGCCTGCGCAATGACGGGCGGGTCTGGGTTCCCAAACGCCGAGAAGATATTGGCAAGCATCCGAATGACATCCCTGAGTCGGACCGAGATTATTTCCTCGAGCGGAAATACCCCAGTTATGGTAATCTGGCGCCGCGAGACATTGCTAGTCGCGCCGCCAAAGAGGTTTGCGACGAAGGCCGCGGCGTGGGTCCGTCAGGCCGCGGTGTGTATCTGGACTTCGCGGACGCCATTCGCCGGCAAGGGATCGAACGAATCCGGGAAAAATACGGCAACCTTTTCGATATGTATGAACGGATCACGGGGGAAAACGCCTACACTCAACCGATGCGTATCTACCCTGCGCCGCATTACACCATGGGGGGATTATGGGTCAACTACGAGCTGATGTCTAACCTGCCGGGTTTGTTCGTGATTGGTGAGGCCAATTTCTCGGATCACGGGGCGAATCGCCTGGGTGCCTCGGCCCTGATGCAAGGCTTGGCCGACGGATACTTCATTCTCCCCTATACGCTGACCCACTGGCTGGCTGGGGTCAAGCCGGGTTTGCCTCCGCTCGATCACCCGGAGTTCCGCCGCTGCGAGGCTGAAGCGCACCAGCGCCTCAAGCGCCTCTTGTCCATCGGTGGCCAGAAAACCGCGGTCGAGTTCCACCGTCAGTTGGGTCACATCCTCTGGGACCATGTGGGAATGGCCCGCTGCCGCGAAGGCTTGCTCCAGGCCATCGAACAAATCCGCAGCTTGCGTGAGGAGTTCTGGGAGAACGTTCGAGTGCCTGGAAGTGATGCGGACCTGAACATGGCCCTGGAACGCGCTAGTCGCGTAGCGGATTACTTGGAGTTCGCGGAACTGATGGCCCTGGATGCCCTGCGGCGAGAAGAGAGTTGCGGCGCGCATTTTCGAGTCGAATACCAAACGGCGGACGGCGAAGCGAAACGAGACGATGAGCGTTTCTGCCACGTTGCTGCCTGGGAATACACCGGACCGGATCGCGAACCTATTCGTCACGAAGAACCGCTCATCTTTGAAACCGTGAAACTGGCCGAGCGGAGCTATAAGTGAAAGGTGTTGCGAGAGAACAGGGGAAAACAGCCCTCTTCAAACTCCTGGAAGCTTCTGGACACACACTCACCTTGAACTTGCTCATGAGGGAATCTGAGATGAGAGTAACTTTACATATCTGGAGGCAGAAATCGCCTGGGGACCGAGGTCAGTT
This portion of the Thermogemmata fonticola genome encodes:
- a CDS encoding succinate dehydrogenase cytochrome b subunit, which produces MTGSSQGTVRHPKGPPLVSAERRLGAWLVTVLDSSVGAKVVVALGGIGLALFAIFHMLGNLKIFQGRDALNAYAHFLKHDLGALLWLARAGLLAIFLLHAVFALRLKWRTASARPQPYAYPARTPDRLAARTMALTGVLIGLFILLHLAHFTLGWVHAAEQNGQSIHYLDLKDAQGRHDVYAMVVAGFRTTWIAAIYLLAQVALFVHLIHGIPSTFQTLGLQSRRTLSAIRGLGMLVAAIILIGNCGIVIAVWGGWVSAS
- a CDS encoding fumarate reductase/succinate dehydrogenase flavoprotein subunit, which gives rise to MSLDAKVPSGPLAEKWTRFKREQRLISPANKAKYTVIVVGTGLAGASAAATMAELGYKVLVFCFHDTPRRAHSIAAQGGINAAKNYRNDGDSVFRLFYDTIKGGDFRSREANVYRLAEVSGNIIDQCVAQGVPFAREYGGLLETRSFGGAQLQRTFYCRGQTGQQLLLGAYQALCRQISYGTVHMFPRCEMLDLVVIDGRARGIVTRHLVTGKIESFAADAVVLATGGYSNVFYLSTNAIGCNVSATYRAYKRGAFFANPCFTQIHPTCIPVSGEHQSKLTLMSESLRNDGRVWVPKRREDIGKHPNDIPESDRDYFLERKYPSYGNLAPRDIASRAAKEVCDEGRGVGPSGRGVYLDFADAIRRQGIERIREKYGNLFDMYERITGENAYTQPMRIYPAPHYTMGGLWVNYELMSNLPGLFVIGEANFSDHGANRLGASALMQGLADGYFILPYTLTHWLAGVKPGLPPLDHPEFRRCEAEAHQRLKRLLSIGGQKTAVEFHRQLGHILWDHVGMARCREGLLQAIEQIRSLREEFWENVRVPGSDADLNMALERASRVADYLEFAELMALDALRREESCGAHFRVEYQTADGEAKRDDERFCHVAAWEYTGPDREPIRHEEPLIFETVKLAERSYK
- a CDS encoding ABC transporter permease; this encodes MSTNAAARGEWSRSGSGRRAGEMTDPPAVVTVRFHRFLPYWAVLQTDLRQTAQGWLFVLWIALVVIGVCGFFLYRVGVQQEAGLVQSAAVLCAEALRAAFLGSLAVVVILSVAAISSERGTVADAVLSRGISRHQYFLARQHARVILVGIAFALISTGIIAAGSLLFRGEADISLHGAAVVIGLLSLLLAVVAAVGVVLGALTNSAVLGITIYWLLLYGGGLLLMLAPEPWPGPERELTRLRYVLQGYYSAAYYGRVALTAIAIALAATICGLIGFSRKDV
- a CDS encoding vWA domain-containing protein; the encoded protein is MRIRHKVPTLVSMWMLDVFCCALGCVTLLFLINSRMASDAADTNRNALTELAKLKQRYSELVTNYESEKAAWEENRRRLFQELDSLRQDKEDLSRHLALLKKEVQSLQAQRDADRLALADAEKNLRTTQQQLTILQTQSLRSEELLRKKQKETDDLQQRIQTLQTTQDDLQRLLRVKDDEMTMLSRQLANMKKQLHDLEVLQTALRQERDAARTATEQAVKKAEMELQAAQTRIRDLTQRLEAAQTTIIDLQGQKARLADRFDQLQKSMENRFAGIVTTGQRVVFIVDISGSMAKKDTNTVDPNKWPLVVETVGKVMRSIVGLKEYQVIIFSSSARWLFHDEGNWRAFRGEESVKEVIDALLKTQPYDDTNLYAAFELAFTLRSKGLDTIYLFSDGLPTSGPGLSPADISRQPPLSELERSDKLSRHLLSTLRDQWNRPDAAQSRVRIHSVGFYFESPELGAFLWTLARDNDGSFVGMSKP
- a CDS encoding MotA/TolQ/ExbB proton channel family protein, encoding MKSGLSHRPIREWLLLLLAIVVVGGIVVPLWDIFGGLESREELARKWTPQRLTHLLLGPEQVVCYVCFVWAGLILLMRYREVLRQRTAFRMNLLPTETGARILPEDARPLLRKLDQLTGRRPYILANLIRLGLGKYAVAQSAPDVAEVVRNQADVEMSRLSATMATVHYLAWAIPAIGFVGTVRGLGGAFGAEAPTLEAFTAQAKDQLKIAFDCTLIALVLSLGLMFLLHLVQRAEETLVVDAQEYCQEHLLLRLYDPAGHPATWS
- a CDS encoding ABC transporter ATP-binding protein, which encodes MAEDGHGWIVETQHLTKIYRNRQIALNDVTLTLEPGCVLGLLGPNGAGKTTLLRLILGLHRPTAGSVRVFGRLMTPNAADIRRRIGYIPTNPQFPRGMTPISYLDYIGRLFGLPRDVRKPKLATLIRAVDLLPHSGEPIAHFTPGMTARLAVAASLINEPDLLIWDEPTHGLDIEARRSMLELIKQLASEKTLILSSHNLSDVDEVCNYACVLNKGQMIFHGTLQDLKGRIRRNHYELDVDGEHKAISKAVGVLRGLKDFIQVVFRHRRLDVKLGEETPNTALLAQLFQVLHDHKITVISVRTVGMQTEQAYLDLVEREESRGFVRLYPASEAA